The DNA region TCGTTGCCATCGTAACCGTAGCGGTCACCCTGCGAATGGCTCGGATCGTTGCGATCGAACTGATAGCCGAACAACACGTAGCGCCCGACCGCACCGAGGGCGAAGATCTCACGGATCGCAGGTGCGTAGTCGATGGAACTATTCTGGGTCTCAAACGGCTGCTGTAGGAAGTCCTGCCACCGCAACCGAAAGGCAAACTGCGTGCGGCCAAAATCGCCGCTGGGCACTTCTAGCCAGGGCGACGCAGTGACGGCGGACAGGAAGCGCGTAGTGTCGAGCAGGTAGAAGTCGTAGTACGCGAGGAAGCCCGCGCGCGCTTCGCCGAACGCCCCAACGAGTTGCAAGGTTGGCCGGTGGTCTTGCAGATCGAACTGGGTCAGGTTGAAGTACAGGCTCTGGTAGAAGTCGTACCCAAGAGACAGTTGCACCTGTTGCCCGCGCCACACCACGGCATTGCCACCGACGGATGCGAACGCACTTCCATCGGCTTGCCGCGTGATACCCGCCGCCGTCGCGATCGCGTCGTCCGTCGGAGCCAAGACCACGTTGCTGTCGTACTGAAAGCCAGCTTCCGCGAAGACTTCGGTAGCCGGTCGCTCGCCGGCGCGCAGTCGCCGCAGCAGCGCGGCGGCTTCCCGACCCATTTCTGAATTGGGGCTCTCGGCAGCGACTGCGTCGAAGTGACGTTCGGCCCCGGGCCAATTCGAATCTTGGTAGTCGGCGATGCCTTGATAGTAGTGGACCGGCACAGCCAGGGCGGGATCGTGCGCGAGCGCCCGCTGCCATTGCGCGCGCGCGGCCCGTCGATCGCCGAGACGGAGATGGGCGATGCCGAGGAACAACGAGGCAGAGGCTTCTGCCTCGGGAATGCGCTGCCCGCGTTCGAGTAGCGGAATGGCTTCCGCGGGGTCGCCGGCCTGCACCAGCGCCACTCCCAACTCGAGCGCCGCTTGATCCATGTCGGGACGCACGTGTAGCACCGCCCGTAGATCAGCCACCGCGGCGGCGTGGTTGCCCAGGCGACCAAAGGTGACGCCGCGATAGTATCGGGCGTACACGTCCTCCGGGTCGGCGCGTGCCGCCTGCTCGAACAACGTGAGCGCCGCGGCGTAGTTGTGGGCGTGGAAGGCAACCAATCCTTGCGAGTAGACGCGCTCCGACTCTTCCGAGCCGAACGCCGTGGCACCGTTCAAGAGACACAGGGC from Deltaproteobacteria bacterium includes:
- a CDS encoding tetratricopeptide repeat protein yields the protein MRRRVIFLLIALCLLNGATAFGSEESERVYSQGLVAFHAHNYAAALTLFEQAARADPEDVYARYYRGVTFGRLGNHAAAVADLRAVLHVRPDMDQAALELGVALVQAGDPAEAIPLLERGQRIPEAEASASLFLGIAHLRLGDRRAARAQWQRALAHDPALAVPVHYYQGIADYQDSNWPGAERHFDAVAAESPNSEMGREAAALLRRLRAGERPATEVFAEAGFQYDSNVVLAPTDDAIATAAGITRQADGSAFASVGGNAVVWRGQQVQLSLGYDFYQSLYFNLTQFDLQDHRPTLQLVGAFGEARAGFLAYYDFYLLDTTRFLSAVTASPWLEVPSGDFGRTQFAFRLRWQDFLQQPFETQNSSIDYAPAIREIFALGAVGRYVLFGYQFDRNDPSHSQGDRYGYDGNEVMTGLGWTFPYGFSSDLFYAYRHEDYDGASNGRVDNEHDITAVVEYPITPHVSGLLGYFGTFNDSNDPDFNYNRNIGSVSLRARF